CGGAGATAACTTAACTGGCGGAATGGGGCCAGCTCTAAATAGCTCACTTGACTCAGAAGAAGCACATGATGCAATTAAAAACGGTGTTGCTGGAACTGCAATGCCAGCTGGACTAATTCCAGATGAGAACATAGATGAAATGGTTGATTACATTTTATCATTAGACTGATTGTCTACTTAATTTAAAGAGCCAGTAAACCAGAGTAACTCTCGGTTTACTGGCTCTTTTGAATTGCATGAAATGAGAAGCGATTATACAATAGATAAGAATGAAAGGCGGGGAACCATGAATACCAATCAATTATCGGAACGGCTGTCGATGGTGGCTAGTTTTGTTCCGAAAGACACTGTACTCGCGGATATCGGTAGTGATCATGCCTATCTGCCATGTTATTTAATGAACAAAGGAAAAATTCGTAAAGCCATTGCAGGAGAAGTCGTGACAGGTCCATTTGAAGCAGCGACACGTAATGTAGCTCTGAATGGTTTTGCGGACCATATTGAAGTGCGTCTAGCAAACGGTTTGCAGGCGATAGAAGACGCCGACAATGTAGAGACGGTAACCATTGCAGGTATGGGAGGTACATTGATTACATCGATCTTAGAAGCCGGTAAGGATCGTCTGTCGCATGTACAGCGGATCATCGTACAACCCAATCTGCATGCGATCGCGATTCGGGAATGGGCTGTAGCGAATGGGTTCTGCATTGTAGACGAAGAGATATTATTAGAAGACAATAAAATTTATGAAGTACTCGTATTAGAAAGAGGAACGGCTAATTATTCAAAAACGGATTTACTTGTCGGACCCATTTTACGCTATAAACAATCTGACGTATTCCGAGCCAAATGGGAACGAGATATGTTTGAATGGCAGCGAGTCATAAAAGCGCTTGAGCACGCAGAACAAACAGAAGAAATTAAGCGAAAAAAAGCAAATATACAAGAAAATATAGAATTAGTCAGGAAGGTGTTAGCGCATGAAGAAAAGTAATGGACATCAGATCATTGAACTATTCGAAAAGTGGTCACCGAAGCGACTTGCATTTGAAGGAGACCCGATTGGACTGCACATCGGCCAACTGAATCGTCCTGTAGATAAAGTTCTTGTTACGCTCGATGTCAACGAACACGTGATTGATGAAGCAATTGAAAATGGGGCAAGCCTAGTCATTGCACACCATCCTCCATTGTTTCGTCCAGTTAAATCCATTATGACGGATACACCACAAGGGAAAATGATCGAGAAATGTATTAAACAT
This window of the Sporosarcina ureae genome carries:
- a CDS encoding tRNA (adenine(22)-N(1))-methyltransferase → MNTNQLSERLSMVASFVPKDTVLADIGSDHAYLPCYLMNKGKIRKAIAGEVVTGPFEAATRNVALNGFADHIEVRLANGLQAIEDADNVETVTIAGMGGTLITSILEAGKDRLSHVQRIIVQPNLHAIAIREWAVANGFCIVDEEILLEDNKIYEVLVLERGTANYSKTDLLVGPILRYKQSDVFRAKWERDMFEWQRVIKALEHAEQTEEIKRKKANIQENIELVRKVLAHEEK